aATTTTCTTCctaaacaaaaacaatgtatatgtcACACtgacaaatcattttttttttaagttttgacccAGACCCTCACATCCGCCAGACATTTTGGTCTTTGACTATTGGGATGTATTTTGTATGGCTGTATCCTTACACTGTGGATCAACAAATGGTTCAGCGATTTTCTTCAGCGCGCTCCCTAAGCGACGCAAGATTGTAAGCAACTATCATCAATCTACCTCCTTGATATCAACaattaaaatgtctttaaatacTTTAGGAATAACTATTTTTACTCTTATTATGCAAGGTCTGACTCTGTGTTtgtcaaatattaattttatacttCCATTCGAGCactatgtaaatattttaacttcACTACCACAAGAATGGACATTTAAGTAAAATATTGGTTACTGTGTAATGAAATACATGAAATCAATTCAGAAAGTTGAAACGTCAACgttttgtttgcagtgctttgATTTGTAATGTTCCCGGGATGTTTCTTCTGATTACGCTGTGTTCTTTTACCGGATTGGCTCTTTATGCAAATTACGTCACATGTGATCCTCTTAAAAATGGCGATGTAGCAAATGAAAACCAGGTACATCACAGAGActtcaacatttattttaattagagAAGTATCCACATTTCATCCCAAATATTCGTATTATAAACATTTTGgtcaatataaaataaaaaggcttgatattcatttttaatatagattttatgTAATGCATTCTATTCAAGTGGCTAATTGGAATTCCATCACATATTTTTCCATGGGAGTTTGATTgtgaaagaaaatcaataatttgaGAGATTCTTGCTAGAAAACATTAATAGTTTTTATGTTAATGGGGATATGTTCAATTAAGAAATTGCATCATATTTAATGAAGGAGGACAGAAAAAGCTGGCATGATGCTTGGGGTTGAAATTGtcttgaattttgaatttaaaagattaaaaaaaaagaaggatttTTCCATTTAAGAGGGTTCAATAGTCGTGGCAATTTTTGgactgtattgatctctttTAAAAGGAGAGCTCTCtgtaagaatataaaaaaaatatgtacgcatttaaaaggttaaatttattgactttttctctataaattatACTTTATAGCTAAAGGCATCTTATCttaaagtttaaagaaaatttgatggctaatttgttaacaaacacaaaaggtttttttttactttttacagTCAGGAAATTCTTATTATCCTCATTTAAGTAAAAATATTACGATTTTTCTCCTCGACTTTTTATGTAGACACGACTTAAAATTATTCTTAAGGGAACATGTGACagtgtacatatgtataaacatGCCTCGATCGTTAACTGCTGTTTTCATATTTCAGCTCTTACCACACTTTGTGATGGAGGTGTTCCAAGATCTGCCAGGCCTACCTGGGCTTTTTGTAGCATGCATGATCAGCGGTGCTCTtaggtatatatataacacGTACAAActatgtctttttaattttaagccCAATTGttgtaattataattaatgCAGATTTGCaaatataagttttaaaaataccagATCAACAGCAATACTGGTTTTGTGGGGTTTTAAGAGGAATATCAACAACTGTAAATACCAAATATCAAGTTCTTCAagtacattattttcataaggCTCAGTCACACTTCATCGGATAACAGAAGCTTCTGGCGGGTTTTTTTCCAAATCTGATCGTCTTTGATTGCGCCTTAACTGTCCATTTTCGTATTTGGCCAGAACATCCAATATCCTGTGAAGTCTGtacttttcaaaagaaaatattgagCAAGCTCAAATCTTGGAACGGTCACCCCCTTGCAAGTTGTTCGTTAAAAAAAACCGTATTTATACGTGTTTTGTGCAGTTTTCATGTGGATCCTTTCTTGAATTTACGTTATGCTTCCGTAGATTTCCGATGGACTTTAGACTCGACCAGATGACTACCGAGCTTGCTTCGGTCTGACCGTTACACAGCCGTTTGTCCACCGTTAAAAATTCTATCTGAAAACCGTTTCTTCAgttgcttttgttttttgttgggAGCTGGGGTGGGGTAGGCATTCGACATAGCatacatgtgtgtgtgtatatatatatatatatatatatatatatatatatatatatatatatatatatatatatatatatatatatatatatatatatatatatatatatatatatatactgtagacgtatttttttccacggggtcataattccgcggaatcacaatatcaatttaatccgcgggtaaaaatttacgcggattctttgaacggaaaaaaaatcatttgaataactattattaaatatagttctgagcgattttcattacctaaaatttgtcaaactttggacttaaattgtaagaactgtTCACAGTGAACAGTAATTATCGATTGTGCACTGGTCGGTAGTCATTAGTTAGCCGTCAAGATGTTACGACgcttgctaaaatgtgtgtgtgtgtgtgtgtgtataaaCGATTGGTAACCTTGACCATTTAATACACGTTAAATACAATTATTGCGCAGCGATGATGACGTTTTTCAGCAAAGGATTGCGTCAAATCgctgttgggtttttttttcgtccGTGGGTGTGACGGGGGAAGTTCCAATTAAATTCAGCTCTATTAATAGTCAgaaatttcagtttttaatgatattaatgaaatgttttcattatcACTTTACAGTTCGATTTCCTCCATGTTGAATTCGCTGGCTGCTGTCACATGGGAAGATTTCCTGAAATTGAGATTCAGCTCTTTGTCAGAGAGAAACGCAACAAAAGTCACGCGAACTCTCGGTAAAGTGTTGCATTTGGAGATGTGACAATTTAGACCATACATGTCCTGTGCTCAATATATAACAACTACTGCAGTTTCACAAATATTCGTGTGTATCAATTTTCGCGGGTTTagtgaaaatgacagtttcatAGATTGTACCCAAATTTTAAGCTAGTCACtttatcaatataatattaGATATGTTATTAgatattgcacttcaatgaatatataatttgatttgtcAACTTTACAACGAATTCCAAGAAAATTGGCGTTCAACGAATATTGCCAAAGTTATATATTTGAACCtatgatgaaaattttaattttaaataagtcTATGTATTTTGTTCGGTTATATTAcacacgtaactatacaaaaTGGATTTCACTTGCTTGCGGAAAAAAGCGAGATATGAAGTTTTTCTTAAGCCTAAACCATTTCTGTGCATTTCTATACAACTCCTTGACCATTTTTAAACTATTGATTGTGTTTTTAAGAACAAAACggttttgaacatttttccaGCGTTCCTATATGGATTGCTTGGTATAGGAATGGCTTTCGCTGTCAAAGAGATGGGTGGTACAGTTCTACAGGTAAATGTCTCTTTaacttatttcaaatattgactTTCTTTTCTCGGTTAGTAGAATATTTCAGGTAATCAATAAAGATCACGAGAAAGCTGTTAACCTTTTTTCTTTAATCTTCGGACTACATACAACTGAAGTAACTTGTGAAATGTCCAAAACATTACAATAGGAATgtgacaaaaatataatttaatgaaaGATGACTGTAATTTTTCATTAACAAAGAAAGTATAGAGAAGATTTGGCACACACATAAAAGAGAAACTAAtcctcatttttaaaaatcggaaTTTGAATGTCAATGGATTTTGTTTTTAGGAAAGTAACGTCACTGAGTATTCAGTGCGTATACAATGTAatagatttattaaattttctatGTAAAGAACCAATCCatgtttcttttcatttttaatttccttcCAATTGACCAGGCATCCTTGGCTTTCAATGGCTCTGCTGGGGCACCACTAGTGGGCGTATTCATTCTAGGGGCCTGTTTTACCAGCTCCAACTGGGTCGtaagtatgatttttatttatttgcataaaaGTCCATCCTTTGAAGCCGAGAGAAACAAGAGACTcataattaaattatgagaaagaaaaaaaaatcaacttacattattgcttttatattcaGGACAGACGTATAGTCTGGTGCCAGCcttttacatttatatcattgtaGATGCATTTTCTTAAATCATGCTAACAAACAATTTGTTAAGAATATACAACGtaccaaaattgaaatattgattgaCACAATGTGCAGGTAACAGACAGTGTAAGATTCCATACATCTAATATCATATCAGACTTTTGGCTCAATACTTCAGAATAATATCTAGCAACTTTGTGATTTGAATTATAATTAGCCAAATTTTgtaataactttaatttttttattagtaTTCCTTcccttcattattttttttatatccgtttattaataaaaaaaaacgacaactaaaaaaaaacaaaaaaacaacaactttgtGATTTGTGAcgtattatgtaaaattttatatgtatctTTTACCCAGGGTGCCCTGGTTGGGGGTGTTCTGGGATTCGCTTTCTCCATGTGGGGTCAGATAGGAAAGTACCTCTCCCTACCAACAAACGCTCGTCTCCCCACGTCCACCTTGGGCTGCCATTCCAACACAACCactgttgatgacgtcatcatgtCGAGCGACTACAAGATAAATAACCCGGATCCCTCATTGTAAGAATGCTGAGCGTCATACGGTTTCCATAAAAGTTACGACaacgtaaaaaaatattttatcccAATGGAATTACCTTTAATGCATAACATTTATAcgaaacaatttcttttattaaaaactattataataatttttttatattattgttgaatctatttcattaaaaatttggtAGCTAATATGGTAAAGTCATGGGTTGTTTTGAAAAGCATGGAAAATGTGCAGTGAATTTTAGATGTCAGTGCCATAGAAGATCTTTTTCTATACGCATGATTCTTCACTCCTTGGCCAAATTTTGTTTCTAACTTCACATCACGAGTTTTCGTCGGTACAGATATACGTCAAAGAATGCAAAGATCAAACATAGTTTCTTGTTGTCAGCATTCTCTTCTTTTCCTTCCTTTGACCAACCTGTCTTATACGTCAACCAAAACATAGCGTGTACACAATGATCTTAAACTAAGCTTTAAAAGTTCTTTATATCCTTTGCCATCATTAGCTAacagcggggccctttgaaatggtCATTATCTctataatttacaatatttaatgtGCCAATGGtcatttattaattgtttaatGTGACTTTGTGCCATAGTTTTAAAATACTTCTTGCTTTTTGAATTTCAGAGAGGGACTAGATAGGTTCTATGGGATTTCCTACTTGTGGTTCAGTGCCCTGGGTGTTATCATCACAGTGTGTGTCGGTCTGTTCGTCAGCTGGTGCACAAAGGGTAAGGGAGTATACAAGCATACAGTATTCATTGTGGTcaacacatttaatttattaattaacatgTTATAATTAGGGCAAGATTTAAATGTCTACCTTGCAAACATTGCAGGGCAAACGGAGAAGACTGGTAAAGTACCAGATCGTCTGAGGCTGAAGATGTGGGAGAATATTTGTATGGGTCTGTGCTTCCCACCACATATCctcaaaaaagaaatgaaacaaaagCAGGTATTTAAACGTGTATATTTTAGATATacgttaacatacatgtacatgtaccatgtgtTGTTTTCTGATCCAAGGTCCGGAGTCCGAAGAAGGAATAAGTCTCTGCGACGATATTGCCAAATTGCTGAATACATCTGTGCCAttttaatggtttttgagacAATCATCCGCTGTTGTTTATGTTGTGTTTTATGATGATATAGAGTTGATTATGTGTATTTGTGGAAAATATGACGATCATTAGGATAGTAAAGTTCGATACAAgacatttaacaaaaatgaacaTGTGCAATTCGTATTGTTAAATTCCTACTTTCAGCTtcaagatcagctaaaggatgTCCCCTCTATTACCTATACATACAGGCAACCCAGGTCTAGTATACTGATTCTGCAGCCTTTGGAAGTTACATTGGATGTAAAACTAGATCAGAGGGCATCGAGTTCCGACGACGGACCGGATGTCAAAACACAAGCAGACGACAACAATTCCTTGGCCGATTCCTCTAGTGTAGACAAAATATTGGCGAAAAGTTAGGAGGAAAAATGTTGATGACTATTGTTGAATCGGGTTATATTGTATGgaaaagggaaataaaaatatttttaaaatgccaatttttGAACTTACATTTTACGTGTAAAAGAAGTGTATACGCATTATTTTCAAAGCTATAAACTTCAACATGCTGTTTTTCTTCCCAGCAAAATCAGATGCATTCTTGGTATTATTCTAAATATCTTCTAAATCGGATCTCGCTCTTTTTGGATTAAGATTAAAGTGTAGTAAAAGTCCATAAACTGTCCtgataaaagtatatatataaaaaaataacgccaatgttgaataataaacaattgaaatatttcaaaattcaacaattAAACTGTGCAACATCATGGTGCAATAAAGTTACAACTAACATTGTTATCGGCAATTAATCGTTTTAATCTTAGTACCTCCTTGCTGCGAGCTTAATAACCAACTGCAAACAGGTCGGGTGTAAGGGGGATACCTTTCACCCTCGCCCCTCACTGCGTTGTTCGAGCCTGCGATATATTCTGACGAGAGGTTGATACTttcatttataaacaatttataaactgaagaattttttaagaatgctaaaaatataatcagttttataaaagtataacatgtaataacatttttaaagatttcctttattagctcacctgagctgaaagctcaagtgaactattctgatcacattttgtccgtcgtccgtctgtccgtccgtctgtaaactttttacattttgaacttctactctaaaaccgcttatccaatttcaaccaaatttggtacaaagcatccttatgggagggcgaatataaattgcagaaataaaagtccgatctgtattcaaagcggagaaaaccttgaaactgtagaaaaaggggggtgtattttttaaaaatcttcttctcaagaactactgagtccaattcaacgtagttttgcttaaattatccttatggcaaggaaaatataattgcaaaaattaagggctaattctgtttcaaatctgagttattacgaaaataatcaaagtactgaagaactgacgggagttgattttgtcgatgtttattattcttaaaatcaataatatgttattttgcatgacaagtacatgtagtttctaatttgtattacgcacatttttataatatgaatttttggactttttcgacaagaatgtctagaaacccccatatgaaccatgttaaataatatttaaagataaaattaattcaatcaaactttgtatcagtcatagaaatatttctcaaaaattgtatggatccaagcaatattgaactctagtctcgttcaaccaaacgctcggctgacaccgtaaatctccgacaaggatttacggagacagccgagcgtcgagttgaacgagactatattgaactctggcgtaggaatacatacgactacaaaaaatatttaaattgttcgtaccatttaaaatctgaatattttcaaggtttttataaataagtttccttgaaaaacaatgctttagcatacattacatcgaatttatcgattattttcaagaactaagtcttgtcagcagcaatgatttatgctgaggtccaaacactgattcactttcggtttgtctgagtaactgcataggagagttgattaaaatcaactcccaataataaaggaaaggcgtgtttcagcttcgggctcggcatccggtaaaatggatAGGCAAGACTTGgactgggcaaaacaaaagattggcagttattaatctgccaatctcattagaatttcaggatatttgatggaccagtatatttggatttgctgtaaatattgctgcaaaataatgcgtatttggaattgacgattgtcgatctgccccggcttttattttgccacggcccgggtttgcatacccattttaccaagactcgtattccatacttctaaaacgaggttctttgttttaagcagccatgacattatacgaaaaagggtcgatctgacttgttatgcaacagttcgcgtattaCGGgaagtttttgaaacatgcaaaatatattggtgccgattttgtgaagtaaattgaagctaaatatttcaatgcgttgacagttttcacacatgacgttggtgttagcttattctgattttcgtttcattttcattatttatgctttgtaaccgtggaactatcgtctgtatttcgtgatttttacgtatcaaatcaaacagagacttcggtaaatcaaacagttaactgtttacctgcgcaaattaagcaaaaccTACGCGAACTGTgacctctgtatcttgcttataattctacgattgacgctgaaattttggttgaacattagaaattctatatgaattagagtatgttaaatacttgtacaaacaaaataaaagaatgatattctgtatatacctactctctttatacaataaataatgtgaaatatatatcaattttgatagttattcagacacgagtaaataaaaacgacatctttaaaacagtttccatagttctgacacctTTCTGTTGTGGGGATAAAGttattatcgctattcctaagaaaatatcacagcgaaAAAtgatcctggtttgtacgcgaggtaaataacagtcatttaattataatggagaagacaaattaaatttttgaatgtttttaatttaaggaattgagcacattgttacaattttcttcttcacatctatacatgtaggattttttgaataaaatacaataactattatattttttttaaaaaatacaataactagtaagtagttgatgaaaaaaatgtatatgctctcatatatttcgatcgctttacaaagtggggggggggggcagaacataaatatagggaattggaagttaacaacttaacagtgtacccctaccaaatgtttagttttatatcttgcgtaggattttcttattctggtaaaaaatagtatttcatgaaggtacaatgtcaaagattacgtgtatgcaaaaataagtgtaaaattcgaatacttgacaatatttattttttgttattctaccgagagaccatatggcacaatatcttttgaacgcccattgtttgctcaggtgagcgatgtggccccatgggcctcttgtatcCTGCTTTGTATGAAAGAAAAGTAAACACTATTTGAGTCTTTTGAAGAACGGTATACGATTCCGTTTGATTATGACACTTTTTATAGCAACACTGGTTGTGAAAAGGTGAAAAGGTGAAAAGGTCACCCAAGttaattctttatatagaaACACAtggttaattacatgtatcatcaaaACCAGACTACAGCAGACATTGGACCACGTGAGTTTTTCGGTATCCATAGCACTAAAAGCCCTTTACACAACCAAGGTCGCCTTATCGCCTGGAATAAAAACTCACGCTTCCGCCAACGCGAGATCTTTGTTTATATGTCCATATTGACACGATACTTGTACAGAATTACGAGAAAATTGACCAAAAAGGGGTGTATTGTTTTACcagattcaaataattttccaaacTCAGAAACATGGAGAGGAATTTCTTATTAACAATAATCGTGGGATGTGTCATAGCATCGTTTAGCAATGCCGTGCGTAATGTTGGAAAAATTCCGTTGAATTCAGCAGCATTCGCGAACCTTTATGAGAATCCAAATGCACAGTCTCCGAGTGAAAAATATGACTTGCTTTTATCAACATTCTCCGGAAATCCTTTCACCTCAGGTACGGTCAATCTTTACCGAGGAATCGGACAGCAAATTAAAAACATCGGGAGTGTTCGGAAGGAAGTTCTTGCCAATAGAATGTCCTGGCCAAATGAAGTAGCTGGTGTTCCAGGTTTGTTTCGCATATATGCTTTTATTGAAACTTTGGACGTCGCTGAAGTGTGAATTCTCTCCTCTCGCTGAAAACATTGCATGCTTACAAACCTTTATGATCATCTTcagttatattaatttttttaggaaatttgaaaaaaaatgtataataatattttgcaaaaaaaatatcactacATCAATGTTGTTATTATAACCTTTGATTCCTTATTATAATCATACATTGCAAAGCTCCTCGGAGTAAACGCTTAGATGTATCTTTTTACGCGATTTTCATTTTTGGTTGACGCTAACATTCGGGATCTGTCATTTTTGCTTTGTTACCCCATGCTAATAAATCATGCTACTAAATTGCCATGActcaattaacaaaattattatctttttacaaataaatgctttctTAAGTTCTTTTAGCATATATATCTGACAATTTAAGTACTTGAATTAGACTATTGACCGCAATAACA
This genomic window from Magallana gigas chromosome 5, xbMagGiga1.1, whole genome shotgun sequence contains:
- the LOC105346846 gene encoding sodium-coupled monocarboxylate transporter 1, with amino-acid sequence MEENKFQLADYIIFGVMLLISVGIGVFYACAGGKQQTNREFLMADRSMRSLPVALSVLASFFSASTLLGTPAEVYVYGIQYWISVFGAILAPLTGAFLFGPMFFKLKLVSVYEYLELRFHSKSVRLFAAALFILRLIMGMGIVLYGPSTALGAVTGFPVWAIILVVGGVCTFYTTLGGMKAVIWTDVFQTFVMFAGMLAVFIQGCIKVGGLEELWNINYQGGRINFFDFDPDPHIRQTFWSLTIGMYFVWLYPYTVDQQMVQRFSSARSLSDARFALICNVPGMFLLITLCSFTGLALYANYVTCDPLKNGDVANENQLLPHFVMEVFQDLPGLPGLFVACMISGALSSISSMLNSLAAVTWEDFLKLRFSSLSERNATKVTRTLAFLYGLLGIGMAFAVKEMGGTVLQASLAFNGSAGAPLVGVFILGACFTSSNWVGALVGGVLGFAFSMWGQIGKYLSLPTNARLPTSTLGCHSNTTTVDDVIMSSDYKINNPDPSLEGLDRFYGISYLWFSALGVIITVCVGLFVSWCTKGQTEKTGKVPDRLRLKMWENICMGLCFPPHILKKEMKQKQLQDQLKDVPSITYTYRQPRSSILILQPLEVTLDVKLDQRASSSDDGPDVKTQADDNNSLADSSSVDKILAKS